In Bartonella machadoae, a single genomic region encodes these proteins:
- the ubiE gene encoding bifunctional demethylmenaquinone methyltransferase/2-methoxy-6-polyprenyl-1,4-benzoquinol methylase UbiE translates to MTAETERVGTKGGMESSFGFTKVNEEQKQSMVDGVFHSVAENYDMMNDILSLGLHRVWKNSMVAWLSPPALANWKVLDVAGGTGDIAFRILNASRQKAHATVLDINGSMLSVGKKRAQKNGLAPLINFVEANAEQLPFEDQSFDAYTIAFGIRNVPHIDKALSEAFRVLKLGGRFLCLEFSNVEMPWLDKLYDLWSFHAIPKLGQIIANDGDAYRYLVESIRKFPKQDDFASMIKQAGFSRISYRNLTGAIAALHSGWKI, encoded by the coding sequence ATGACAGCTGAAACAGAACGTGTTGGAACCAAGGGTGGTATGGAAAGCTCTTTTGGCTTTACAAAAGTTAATGAAGAGCAAAAACAATCCATGGTTGATGGTGTATTCCACTCCGTCGCTGAAAACTATGATATGATGAATGATATCTTATCATTAGGACTCCATCGAGTGTGGAAAAATTCTATGGTTGCATGGCTTTCCCCACCAGCACTTGCCAATTGGAAGGTGCTTGATGTGGCTGGAGGTACTGGTGATATCGCTTTCCGCATTCTTAATGCTTCACGCCAAAAAGCACATGCTACAGTACTTGATATTAATGGTTCAATGCTTAGTGTTGGCAAAAAACGTGCACAAAAAAATGGTCTTGCTCCTCTGATTAATTTTGTTGAAGCCAATGCTGAACAGCTGCCTTTTGAAGATCAAAGCTTCGATGCATATACTATTGCCTTTGGAATTCGCAATGTTCCACATATTGATAAAGCCCTTAGCGAAGCTTTTCGTGTTTTAAAACTCGGTGGACGCTTTTTATGTTTAGAGTTTTCAAATGTTGAAATGCCTTGGCTTGATAAACTCTATGACCTTTGGTCTTTCCATGCTATCCCTAAGCTTGGCCAAATCATTGCAAATGATGGTGATGCTTATCGTTATTTGGTTGAATCTATTCGCAAATTTCCTAAACAAGATGATTTTGCCTCTATGATCAAGCAAGCCGGTTTTTCGCGCATATCGTATCGCAATCTTACAGGTGCAATCGCAGCGCTGCATTCAGGTTGGAAAATTTAA
- the gyrB gene encoding DNA topoisomerase (ATP-hydrolyzing) subunit B, whose amino-acid sequence MSDETTSPIQNGDYDAASIKVLKGLDAVRKRPGMYIGDTDDGSGLHHMVYEVVDNAIDEALAGHATLVNVTLHADGSCSVRDNGRGIPTDIHPTEGISAAEVIMTQLHAGGKFDQNSYKVSGGLHGVGVSVVNALSVWLKLQIKRNGKIHQMSFTHGVADSPLSVIGDCDAESGTEIRFLPSSETFTMVEFDFETLERRLRELAFLNSGIHILLVDERHADIQSVELHYEGGLIEFVKYIDQTKKSLLDTPIYIANEKDGMSVDVALWWNDSYHEKVLCFTNNIPQRDGGTHLIGFRSALTRQINGYAESSGIAKKEKVNLTGDDCREGLTAILSVKVPDPKFSSQTKDKLVSSEVRPIVENLVNEGLSVWLEEHPNEAKLLIGKVVEAATAREAARKARELTRRKGALDITSLPGKLADCQERDPAKSEIFIVEGDSAGGSAKSGRSRQNQAILPLRGKILNVERARFDRMLSSDMIGTLITALGTSIGKDEFSPDKLRYHKIIIMTDADVDGAHIRTLLLTFFFRQMPELIERGHLYIAQPPLYKVSRGKSSQYIKNETAFEEFLINAGLEEATLELSTGEMRAGADLRQLAEDARMLRQLLNGLHTRYDRTVVEQAAIVGAFNLETFATPEKAQKTADTVAKRLDLIADDIERGWSGQYRQDGSLCFERILRGVKDVITLDAGLINSTDARQIDRVSKSFIEIYNPPPLLHRKDKSERILGPMGLLESIFTNGKKGITLQRYKGLGEMNAEQLWETTLDPEARSLLQVKINDATDADSLFSRLMGDEVEPRRIFIQDNALSVANLDI is encoded by the coding sequence ATGAGTGACGAAACAACCTCACCGATACAGAATGGTGATTATGATGCCGCTTCCATCAAAGTTCTCAAAGGTCTTGATGCTGTACGTAAACGTCCTGGTATGTATATTGGCGATACAGATGATGGTTCAGGCTTACACCATATGGTCTATGAGGTTGTGGACAATGCTATTGACGAAGCTTTAGCCGGTCATGCTACCCTTGTAAATGTCACTCTCCATGCTGATGGCTCTTGCTCTGTTCGCGATAATGGACGCGGAATTCCAACCGATATCCATCCGACAGAGGGCATTTCAGCAGCTGAAGTTATCATGACACAGCTCCATGCAGGGGGAAAGTTTGATCAAAACTCTTATAAAGTTTCAGGTGGGTTGCACGGCGTTGGTGTCTCTGTTGTGAATGCATTATCTGTTTGGCTCAAATTGCAGATTAAACGCAATGGTAAAATTCACCAAATGTCATTTACGCACGGCGTTGCTGATTCTCCTTTAAGCGTTATTGGCGATTGTGATGCAGAAAGTGGAACGGAAATTAGATTTTTACCAAGTTCTGAAACCTTTACAATGGTTGAATTTGATTTTGAAACTTTGGAACGTCGTTTGCGTGAACTCGCTTTTTTAAATTCTGGTATCCATATTCTTCTCGTTGACGAACGTCATGCTGACATTCAATCCGTTGAGCTTCATTATGAAGGTGGGTTAATTGAATTTGTCAAATATATTGATCAAACGAAAAAATCATTGTTGGATACCCCTATCTACATTGCCAATGAAAAGGATGGGATGAGTGTTGACGTTGCCCTATGGTGGAATGATTCCTATCATGAAAAAGTGTTATGTTTTACAAATAATATTCCTCAACGTGATGGTGGAACCCACTTAATAGGTTTCCGTAGTGCTTTAACGCGCCAAATTAATGGTTATGCTGAATCTTCAGGCATTGCAAAGAAAGAAAAAGTGAACTTAACCGGTGATGATTGTCGTGAAGGACTTACAGCTATTCTTTCGGTCAAAGTTCCTGATCCAAAATTTTCTTCTCAGACAAAAGATAAGTTGGTTTCTTCTGAAGTGCGTCCTATTGTTGAAAATTTAGTCAATGAAGGTCTTTCCGTATGGTTAGAAGAGCATCCTAATGAAGCAAAATTGCTGATTGGTAAAGTGGTAGAAGCTGCAACAGCGCGTGAAGCAGCACGTAAAGCACGTGAACTCACAAGACGAAAAGGCGCTCTTGATATCACTTCTCTACCGGGAAAGCTTGCCGATTGCCAAGAACGTGATCCAGCAAAATCAGAAATTTTTATCGTTGAGGGAGATTCTGCTGGTGGTTCAGCAAAAAGTGGACGCTCTCGTCAGAATCAAGCGATTTTGCCTTTGCGTGGTAAAATTCTCAATGTCGAGCGAGCACGTTTCGACCGGATGCTTTCATCAGATATGATTGGAACTCTTATTACTGCTCTTGGAACTTCCATTGGTAAAGATGAATTTTCACCAGATAAATTGCGTTATCATAAAATCATCATTATGACAGATGCTGATGTTGATGGTGCACATATTCGCACACTTTTGCTTACCTTCTTTTTCAGACAAATGCCTGAATTGATTGAACGGGGACATCTTTATATCGCTCAACCGCCCCTTTATAAAGTATCGCGCGGGAAATCTTCCCAATATATTAAAAATGAGACAGCATTCGAGGAATTTTTAATCAATGCTGGATTGGAAGAAGCAACTCTAGAATTGTCAACAGGTGAGATGCGCGCAGGAGCTGATTTGCGCCAACTCGCTGAAGATGCGCGTATGTTACGCCAACTTTTAAATGGTCTTCATACACGCTATGACCGCACAGTTGTAGAACAAGCAGCAATTGTTGGGGCTTTTAATCTTGAAACTTTTGCAACACCAGAAAAAGCACAAAAAACAGCCGATACAGTTGCAAAACGCCTTGATTTAATCGCTGATGATATAGAACGTGGTTGGAGCGGTCAATACAGACAAGATGGAAGTTTATGTTTTGAACGTATTTTACGTGGCGTGAAAGATGTTATTACTTTGGATGCAGGACTGATCAATTCAACGGATGCGCGTCAAATCGATCGTGTTTCTAAAAGTTTCATAGAAATATATAACCCTCCACCACTCCTACACCGCAAAGATAAATCAGAACGTATTTTGGGGCCTATGGGTTTATTGGAAAGTATTTTTACAAACGGTAAAAAAGGTATCACGCTCCAACGTTATAAAGGTCTTGGAGAAATGAATGCTGAACAGCTTTGGGAAACAACCCTTGATCCTGAAGCGCGCTCTCTTTTACAAGTTAAAATCAATGACGCAACGGATGCTGATTCACTCTTTTCTCGTTTAATGGGCGATGAAGTTGAACCGAGACGAATTTTTATTCAAGATAATGCTTTGAGCGTTGCCAATCTTGATATCTAA
- a CDS encoding tyrosine-type recombinase/integrase: MPLMNRLNARAVATLGTGKYNDGAGLLLHKRKDGGAQWLLRYTIHGRRREMGLGALRDVSLKQARELATGWRSVLREGRDPIKEREKQKREAMHNLHYLKDIALDAFESRKAELKGDGKDGEWLASLRLHILPKLGCMPISEITQTDIRNTLAPIWHTKAGVAYKALTRLNLCLKHAAALGLDVDLQVTEKARALLGKQRHKVINRPAMDWKEIPDFYKTLCQTTTLTQLALRLLILTGVRTYPLRHIREDQIKDDIWTIPAENMKGRRDTTTEFRVPLSSEALEILKQARPLSRNDFFFSATGRGPLADSCMSHYMKKIGLDACPHGFRSSLRDWLAETTDAPFEVAETILGHVVGGKVERAYRRTDYLEQRRVYMDKWAAYVTSKS, encoded by the coding sequence ATGCCTTTAATGAATCGTCTTAATGCAAGGGCTGTCGCAACATTGGGGACTGGCAAATATAATGATGGTGCTGGCTTGTTACTTCATAAGCGTAAAGATGGTGGCGCTCAATGGCTTTTACGCTATACCATCCACGGGCGGCGTCGTGAAATGGGATTGGGGGCTTTAAGAGATGTTTCTTTAAAACAAGCCCGTGAATTGGCAACTGGGTGGCGCTCTGTTTTACGTGAGGGTCGTGACCCCATTAAAGAACGTGAGAAACAAAAGCGTGAGGCAATGCATAATCTGCATTATTTAAAAGATATTGCTTTAGATGCTTTTGAAAGCCGTAAAGCTGAACTAAAAGGAGATGGTAAAGATGGTGAATGGTTAGCATCTTTACGCCTTCATATTCTCCCTAAATTAGGTTGTATGCCGATTTCAGAGATTACGCAAACTGATATACGCAATACGCTTGCTCCCATCTGGCATACAAAAGCTGGTGTTGCTTATAAAGCTCTAACTCGTCTCAATCTTTGTCTAAAACATGCTGCTGCCTTGGGTTTGGATGTTGATTTACAAGTAACAGAAAAAGCACGCGCGCTCTTAGGTAAACAACGGCATAAAGTTATTAATAGACCAGCAATGGATTGGAAAGAGATACCGGATTTTTATAAAACGCTTTGCCAAACAACAACCCTAACACAACTGGCTTTACGTTTGCTTATCCTTACAGGGGTTCGTACCTATCCTTTGCGCCATATTCGTGAAGATCAGATTAAAGATGATATCTGGACCATCCCTGCTGAAAATATGAAAGGAAGACGTGATACTACAACAGAATTTCGCGTGCCCTTATCATCAGAAGCATTGGAAATTTTGAAACAAGCGCGTCCTCTCTCTCGTAATGATTTCTTTTTTTCTGCAACTGGTCGTGGTCCGCTTGCTGATAGTTGCATGTCACATTATATGAAGAAAATTGGACTTGATGCTTGTCCCCATGGTTTTCGGTCTAGTTTACGTGATTGGCTAGCAGAAACAACCGATGCTCCTTTTGAGGTAGCTGAAACCATTCTAGGTCATGTGGTCGGGGGTAAAGTAGAGCGTGCTTATCGTCGTACTGATTATTTAGAACAGCGCCGTGTTTATATGGATAAATGGGCGGCTTATGTCACGAGCAAATCTTAA
- a CDS encoding helix-turn-helix transcriptional regulator, translated as MTENDVLLTDRESAKLLHISVSTFRRHVTNGALPKPLKFGSLSRWLKSDLMNVIEKAKTQRQHLSDVA; from the coding sequence ATGACTGAAAATGATGTTCTTCTTACAGACCGCGAAAGTGCAAAATTATTGCATATAAGCGTTTCAACATTCCGTCGCCATGTCACCAATGGAGCTTTACCAAAGCCCTTAAAATTTGGTTCTTTATCACGTTGGTTAAAATCGGATCTGATGAATGTGATTGAAAAAGCCAAAACGCAACGTCAACATCTCAGTGATGTGGCATAA
- a CDS encoding YfjI family protein, which yields MTKHILENNENSSVNDTDNDNTPVSLKEHPCLQAIPYEQALQQMGWGELKPINTALLPVEPFNILQMPYRLSRYVYDIADRQQSPLDFVAVSAICALAALIGNGVRIAPKQHDNWYIVPNLWGAIIGNPSTRKTPALKTALQPLADLQTEALQAYQQKNKQAEIEQALEALNQKQKNKQAGKALKNGDTQAARSILAENIAKDNQHDEENSRFIVNDTTVEKLGELLKENPRGLLLVRDELSGFLANMERVEYQSERAFYLETFNGDGQFTYDRIGRGTLHIPNATLSIIGGIQPLRIMPLLQAMLSGKGDDGLLQRFQMMVWPDENQEWEWKDKNPNQEAYQEYEKVLRSFYDKPLGSPKHPRIMRFAANAQELFREWWENHHKEIKESKVSVSYQAHLLKMPKTIASLALIIELVEDGRFEITLPSLSTALRWSSYLLSHAKRFYTAGDILVKERANLIIERCNCLPEVFTARDIYRRCWTHLKDKEAVKQALELLCHTNHIRKKFITHQTSKSSTYYEWHPLVKNENARQ from the coding sequence ATGACAAAACATATTCTAGAAAACAATGAAAATAGTTCTGTAAATGATACTGATAACGATAACACCCCTGTCTCTTTAAAGGAGCATCCCTGTTTACAAGCCATTCCTTATGAACAGGCTTTGCAACAAATGGGATGGGGCGAATTAAAACCGATTAACACCGCTCTTTTACCGGTCGAGCCTTTTAATATTTTACAAATGCCTTATAGACTAAGCAGATATGTTTACGATATTGCTGACCGTCAACAATCGCCTCTCGATTTTGTGGCTGTCTCTGCTATCTGTGCTTTAGCTGCTCTGATTGGCAATGGCGTGCGCATTGCTCCAAAACAGCATGATAATTGGTACATTGTTCCTAATCTGTGGGGGGCTATTATTGGTAACCCTTCTACACGAAAAACACCGGCTTTGAAAACCGCTCTTCAACCCCTTGCTGATCTTCAAACAGAAGCTTTGCAAGCTTACCAACAAAAGAATAAACAAGCAGAGATTGAACAGGCTCTTGAGGCGCTAAACCAAAAACAAAAGAATAAACAAGCCGGCAAAGCTTTAAAGAATGGAGATACCCAAGCTGCCCGTTCTATTTTAGCTGAAAACATAGCCAAAGATAACCAGCATGATGAGGAAAATTCACGTTTTATTGTCAATGACACAACGGTCGAAAAGCTAGGAGAATTACTCAAAGAAAATCCACGTGGGTTACTGTTAGTTCGTGATGAACTTTCTGGTTTTTTAGCAAATATGGAGCGGGTTGAATATCAATCGGAGCGGGCTTTTTATTTGGAAACCTTTAATGGGGATGGTCAATTTACCTATGACCGTATTGGACGTGGAACCCTTCATATTCCCAATGCAACGCTTTCTATCATTGGAGGGATTCAACCTTTAAGGATTATGCCCCTACTTCAGGCAATGCTGTCTGGGAAAGGAGATGATGGTTTATTGCAACGGTTTCAAATGATGGTATGGCCTGATGAAAACCAAGAGTGGGAATGGAAAGATAAAAATCCCAATCAAGAAGCCTATCAAGAATATGAAAAGGTGCTTCGTTCTTTTTATGACAAACCCTTAGGATCACCTAAGCACCCGCGGATCATGCGCTTTGCTGCTAATGCTCAAGAATTGTTTCGTGAATGGTGGGAAAATCATCATAAAGAAATCAAGGAAAGCAAAGTTTCTGTCTCTTACCAAGCGCATCTTTTAAAAATGCCTAAAACCATAGCAAGTCTTGCCCTCATTATCGAACTTGTTGAGGATGGGCGTTTTGAGATCACTTTGCCTTCTCTCTCAACAGCCTTGCGTTGGTCAAGCTATCTGTTAAGCCATGCGAAACGGTTTTATACTGCGGGCGATATCTTGGTAAAGGAGCGTGCAAATTTGATTATAGAACGTTGTAATTGCTTACCTGAGGTTTTTACTGCTCGTGATATCTACAGACGCTGCTGGACGCATTTAAAAGACAAGGAAGCGGTCAAACAAGCTTTAGAGCTTTTATGCCATACAAACCACATTCGCAAAAAGTTTATAACCCATCAGACAAGTAAATCGAGTACCTACTATGAATGGCATCCTTTGGTAAAAAACGAGAATGCAAGGCAATAA